The following are encoded together in the Variovorax sp. PBS-H4 genome:
- a CDS encoding glycosyltransferase family 2 protein codes for MKPRIDIVIVNWNAGAGLLQCIRSIIEYGGGLLGNVIVVDNGSSDGSEASVEGLPGVTVLRAGTNLGFGKACNLGAQASGNDYLLLLNPDTQLYPNSLLAPFDYLERSEHANVGICGIQMIDGNGDISPSCWRFPSVLSFAAQALGLNRLHAFRAWGHRMEDWDHLNTGKVDHVIGAFYLIRRSVFELLNGFDERFFVYFEDLDLSLRAHQAGWQRVYLASARAFHAGGGTSRQIKARRLFYSLRSRLQYGFKHFSPLQRWLLVVVTLLLEPVCRFFFFFLRGRFAEAHNTLHGYMLLCRALPAIFGGRRS; via the coding sequence ATGAAACCCAGGATTGATATTGTCATCGTTAATTGGAATGCCGGCGCCGGATTGCTCCAATGTATTCGCTCGATAATTGAATACGGTGGTGGCCTCCTGGGCAACGTCATTGTCGTGGACAACGGGTCGAGCGATGGATCCGAGGCCAGTGTCGAAGGCTTGCCGGGCGTCACAGTTCTGCGTGCGGGTACGAACCTGGGCTTTGGCAAAGCGTGCAACCTGGGCGCGCAAGCGTCAGGAAACGACTATCTGCTGTTGCTGAATCCAGATACGCAGCTGTATCCAAACTCGCTGCTTGCGCCCTTCGACTATCTGGAGCGGTCGGAGCACGCGAATGTCGGGATCTGCGGCATACAGATGATCGATGGCAACGGCGACATATCGCCGTCGTGCTGGCGATTTCCTTCCGTCCTGAGCTTTGCTGCCCAGGCACTCGGATTGAACAGGCTGCATGCATTCAGGGCGTGGGGCCACCGGATGGAAGATTGGGATCACCTGAACACCGGCAAAGTAGATCATGTGATCGGAGCGTTTTACCTGATTCGCCGCTCCGTCTTTGAACTTCTCAACGGATTCGACGAACGCTTCTTTGTGTATTTCGAGGATCTGGATCTTTCTTTGCGAGCCCATCAGGCCGGCTGGCAACGCGTCTATCTTGCAAGCGCACGGGCATTTCATGCAGGGGGCGGCACTTCCCGGCAGATCAAGGCGAGGCGGCTTTTCTACTCGTTACGGAGTCGACTGCAGTATGGCTTCAAGCATTTTTCGCCGTTGCAGCGTTGGCTGCTGGTGGTCGTGACGCTTCTGCTGGAGCCTGTCTGTCGTTTCTTCTTTTTCTTCCTGCGTGGCAGATTTGCGGAGGCCCACAACACCCTGCACGGCTACATGCTGCTTTGCAGGGCGCTGCCGGCGATTTTCGGAGGGCGGCGATCATGA
- a CDS encoding acetyltransferase produces MNAPLFAVYGASGCGRSVMPLARSQLQRQAIPSIRLVFVDDQPEAAVVNGQRALRYEEFVEAPAGMRHAALAVADGEVRKRLADRCLAGGVRPWTVIAANAVVMDEVTLGEGAILSPFVTLGSNVRIGRHFHANLYSYVEHDCVVGDFVTFAPGVKCNGNVVVEDHAYIGTGAVIKQGRPGRPLVIGRGAIVGMGAVVTRHVPAGATVAGNPARPLVKG; encoded by the coding sequence ATGAACGCGCCACTCTTCGCCGTTTACGGCGCCAGCGGCTGTGGCCGAAGCGTCATGCCCCTCGCGCGTTCTCAGTTGCAGCGCCAGGCAATCCCGTCGATTCGTTTGGTCTTTGTGGACGACCAGCCCGAGGCGGCGGTCGTGAACGGCCAGCGCGCGTTGCGGTATGAGGAATTCGTGGAAGCGCCGGCTGGCATGCGTCATGCCGCGCTCGCCGTCGCCGACGGGGAAGTCCGGAAGCGACTGGCCGACCGCTGCCTCGCCGGTGGCGTGCGGCCCTGGACAGTCATCGCGGCCAACGCAGTGGTGATGGACGAGGTCACGCTGGGGGAAGGCGCCATCCTCAGTCCCTTCGTCACCCTCGGCTCCAATGTCCGCATCGGCCGGCACTTCCACGCCAACCTCTACAGCTATGTCGAGCATGACTGCGTCGTCGGGGACTTCGTCACCTTCGCCCCGGGCGTCAAGTGCAACGGCAACGTCGTTGTCGAAGACCATGCCTACATCGGCACTGGGGCCGTGATCAAGCAAGGCAGGCCCGGCCGGCCGCTGGTCATCGGCCGCGGCGCCATCGTCGGCATGGGCGCCGTGGTCACGCGCCACGTGCCCGCGGGCGCGACGGTCGCCGGCAATCCCGCCAGACCACTCGTCAAGGGCTGA
- a CDS encoding sugar transferase produces the protein MKRFFDIVCAALALLLLAIPLLLLAWRVRRELGIPVFFCQVRPGLDGRPFRMVKFRTMTDARDLDGQLLPDAERLTAFGRFLRASSLDELPELWNVLKGDMSLVGPRPLLLEYMPLYSRVQARRHEVRPGITGWAQVNGRNAVSWDRKLELDVWYVDNRSPWLDFRILRFTLCKVLARDGISAPGEATMPRFAGPQMEHER, from the coding sequence ATGAAGCGATTCTTCGACATCGTCTGCGCCGCTCTGGCATTGCTACTTCTTGCAATTCCGTTGCTCTTGCTTGCTTGGAGGGTGCGCCGTGAACTCGGCATTCCGGTGTTCTTTTGCCAAGTGCGTCCAGGTCTGGACGGCCGTCCGTTCCGAATGGTCAAGTTCCGGACCATGACGGATGCCCGAGATCTCGATGGACAGCTGCTGCCTGACGCGGAGCGTCTCACTGCCTTCGGCCGCTTCCTGCGCGCCAGCAGCCTGGACGAATTGCCCGAGCTCTGGAATGTGCTCAAGGGAGACATGAGTCTGGTGGGGCCCCGGCCCCTGCTGCTCGAGTACATGCCGCTGTACTCCCGCGTTCAGGCCCGACGCCATGAAGTGCGCCCCGGCATCACAGGCTGGGCGCAGGTCAACGGGCGCAACGCCGTATCGTGGGACCGGAAGCTCGAGCTCGACGTCTGGTATGTCGACAACCGATCGCCGTGGCTCGATTTCCGGATCTTGCGGTTCACCTTGTGCAAAGTCCTGGCGCGCGACGGCATCAGCGCGCCCGGGGAGGCGACGATGCCACGCTTTGCCGGACCGCAGATGGAGCACGAGCGATGA
- a CDS encoding DegT/DnrJ/EryC1/StrS family aminotransferase, with protein sequence MLNTSFSPWPSFTTHEAEAVVRVLISNKVNYWTGEECRAFEQEFAAWTGAAHAVALANGTLALDVVLKAMGIGPGDEVIVTPRTFIASVSCVVNAGATPVFADVEHDSGNLSASTIARAITPRTRAVICVHLAGWPCDMDPIMALAAEHGIKVIEDCAQAHGARYKGKSVGTLGHAGAWSFCQDKIMSTGGEGGMVTTHDKDLWRKVWQYKDHGKSHEAVYEREHPPGFRWLHEGFGTNWRMLEMQAVIGRMQLRSMPDWAARRARHADAIWAACAPYAVVRVPRLPGSCTHAHYKCYAYVQPERLAPGWSRDRIIEAIQSRGVPCYQGSCSEVYLEKAFDGTGWRPAERLPAARRLGETSLMFLVHPTLTAAEIARTCTAINQVLREASA encoded by the coding sequence GTGCTGAACACTTCCTTCTCTCCCTGGCCCAGCTTCACCACACATGAAGCCGAGGCGGTGGTGCGGGTGCTGATTTCCAACAAGGTCAACTATTGGACTGGTGAGGAGTGTCGCGCATTCGAACAAGAGTTCGCCGCCTGGACCGGGGCCGCGCATGCCGTGGCGCTCGCCAACGGCACGCTGGCGCTCGATGTCGTGCTCAAGGCCATGGGCATAGGCCCGGGCGACGAGGTCATCGTCACGCCACGCACTTTCATTGCCAGCGTGTCCTGCGTCGTCAATGCCGGCGCAACGCCTGTCTTCGCCGACGTCGAGCACGACAGCGGAAACCTTTCGGCTTCGACCATTGCCCGGGCCATCACGCCCCGTACCCGGGCCGTCATCTGTGTGCACCTGGCCGGCTGGCCCTGCGACATGGATCCCATCATGGCGCTGGCCGCCGAGCACGGCATCAAGGTCATCGAGGACTGCGCGCAGGCCCACGGGGCGCGCTACAAAGGCAAGTCCGTCGGCACCCTCGGCCATGCCGGCGCCTGGTCCTTCTGCCAGGACAAGATCATGTCCACCGGCGGCGAGGGCGGCATGGTCACGACGCACGACAAAGACTTGTGGCGCAAGGTCTGGCAATACAAGGACCATGGCAAGAGCCACGAAGCGGTGTACGAACGTGAGCATCCACCAGGCTTTCGCTGGTTGCACGAGGGCTTCGGCACCAACTGGCGCATGCTGGAAATGCAGGCCGTCATCGGGCGGATGCAACTGCGCAGCATGCCCGACTGGGCCGCGAGGCGCGCGCGCCATGCCGACGCGATCTGGGCGGCGTGCGCGCCGTACGCCGTCGTGCGCGTGCCCCGGCTGCCTGGCTCGTGCACCCATGCTCACTACAAGTGCTATGCGTACGTGCAGCCCGAGCGGCTTGCACCGGGATGGAGCCGCGACCGCATCATCGAAGCCATCCAGTCGCGTGGCGTCCCCTGTTATCAGGGATCGTGCTCCGAGGTCTATCTCGAGAAGGCATTCGACGGAACCGGTTGGCGGCCGGCAGAGCGGCTGCCGGCCGCGCGCAGGCTCGGAGAGACCAGCTTGATGTTCCTGGTGCACCCGACGCTGACGGCGGCAGAAATCGCCAGGACCTGCACGGCGATCAACCAGGTGTTGCGCGAGGCGAGTGCCTGA
- a CDS encoding EpsG family protein — MISSAAIALGCAVVVSYELLGTSRDYENYIFYFSHVLQSHNGLDLASRFEPGFFLSVYLFGLLTSSPNLIYGLIVWAIVFLKYLSISSSRSYWFTFLVFSFYFFTRYFVLFEVTVLRAACAFSIAFFVFARKESDRAELKEVVMLAVAALFHYSAVVFLFVYLARNLTRIRVVALAIFGFAVIEISKNFFISVLPGFFSVFETYDGVGGATLVPLPYLVDLIFFMFMLGMWGKSDVAMKYCALGVAIGAAFHFGLVEHSVLASRFRELLSMFLLVYVVRASVSEYRVVRWTSLIYAVTTGVLNIYLVFVYDPLLS; from the coding sequence TTGATCTCATCTGCCGCAATTGCGCTCGGCTGCGCGGTCGTAGTGAGCTACGAACTTCTCGGCACAAGCAGGGATTATGAAAACTACATCTTCTATTTCAGTCATGTGCTCCAGTCCCACAACGGACTCGATCTTGCCTCCAGGTTCGAACCCGGCTTTTTCCTATCCGTTTATTTGTTCGGATTGTTGACCTCAAGTCCCAATCTGATATACGGGCTGATTGTATGGGCTATTGTTTTCTTGAAGTACTTGTCCATATCCTCGAGCAGGAGTTATTGGTTCACATTTCTCGTCTTTAGCTTTTATTTTTTTACCCGATACTTTGTCCTGTTCGAAGTAACGGTGCTGCGTGCAGCGTGTGCTTTTTCGATAGCCTTTTTTGTATTTGCAAGAAAGGAGAGTGACAGGGCGGAGCTGAAAGAAGTGGTGATGCTGGCAGTCGCTGCACTGTTTCATTATTCTGCGGTTGTTTTCCTGTTTGTGTATCTCGCAAGAAACTTGACCCGGATTCGAGTTGTCGCGCTAGCAATCTTTGGATTCGCTGTTATTGAAATTTCGAAGAATTTTTTTATTTCTGTGCTTCCAGGATTCTTTAGCGTGTTCGAGACCTATGACGGCGTGGGGGGCGCGACTTTGGTTCCCTTGCCTTATTTGGTGGATTTAATATTCTTCATGTTTATGCTCGGTATGTGGGGCAAGAGCGACGTCGCGATGAAATATTGCGCCCTGGGGGTGGCGATCGGCGCAGCATTTCATTTCGGGTTGGTGGAACATTCGGTGCTCGCTTCGCGATTCCGCGAATTGCTGTCGATGTTCCTGCTGGTATATGTGGTCAGAGCTTCGGTTTCAGAGTACCGGGTGGTGCGATGGACATCCTTGATATACGCCGTGACAACTGGTGTATTGAATATCTATCTTGTATTTGTCTATGACCCGCTCCTGTCATGA
- a CDS encoding VanZ family protein has protein sequence MRTTMLRSAFWACALAILAMSLMPPVPQMPTTGWDKSNHMLAFAVLMLLGRWAYAGRTVHLVCGLLAYGALIELLQSLTPDRFAEWGDLLADGFGLVAGLGLGQMMTWLLLRWIAPRSIDE, from the coding sequence ATGCGCACGACCATGCTGCGTTCTGCTTTTTGGGCGTGCGCATTGGCGATCCTCGCAATGTCGCTCATGCCGCCGGTGCCGCAGATGCCGACCACGGGTTGGGACAAGAGCAACCACATGCTCGCCTTTGCCGTGCTGATGCTACTGGGCCGCTGGGCCTACGCCGGCCGCACGGTGCACCTTGTGTGCGGCCTATTGGCTTACGGCGCCTTGATCGAGCTGCTGCAATCGCTCACGCCTGACCGCTTTGCCGAATGGGGGGATCTGCTGGCAGACGGGTTCGGACTCGTTGCAGGCTTGGGTCTCGGCCAGATGATGACCTGGCTCCTTCTGCGGTGGATTGCACCGAGGTCAATCGATGAATGA
- a CDS encoding oligosaccharide flippase family protein translates to MSHLAWNVGGLALPLVVAVFTVPLLIEKLGHERFGLLALAWGLIGYAGALDLGIGRALTQKVSQLRGETNLALIPDVLATAGRMTLMAGLAGGFLIAVLAWTGAGSWIRVESTPPGEITNALLLLAVALPAQAMTATYKGMNEAFLRFMGVNLLRVGLGIVNFGGPYVVALFTPSLPWLVLTLVASRLLALLVFRRLAISCLESLHHPRRIGSYSPGIARSLFAFGGWVTVSSIVSPVLVQADRFVIASALSAAAVSAYVLPYEVVVQSLILVGAVTSVMFPGLSRTIREKPDQWQPYFRKWLRRVGGLMALVCIALAVLLPLLLPPWIQGNLDPASIKVGQILCLGVFANAIGSMFYALLHARGRPDISARLHLIELPLFICALLLLVDRYGVVGAAWAWVGRMLLDAAALACWNVARR, encoded by the coding sequence ATGTCCCACCTTGCATGGAACGTTGGCGGCTTGGCCCTTCCTTTGGTGGTGGCAGTCTTTACCGTTCCTCTGCTGATCGAGAAGCTGGGACACGAGCGCTTCGGCTTGCTGGCGCTGGCCTGGGGGTTGATCGGCTATGCAGGTGCCCTGGATCTCGGAATTGGGCGCGCTCTGACGCAAAAGGTGTCTCAACTGCGCGGCGAGACCAACCTCGCGCTCATTCCGGATGTGCTCGCAACCGCGGGGCGAATGACGCTGATGGCCGGGTTGGCAGGCGGCTTCCTGATTGCAGTGCTGGCTTGGACCGGGGCTGGTTCCTGGATACGAGTCGAGAGCACTCCCCCTGGCGAGATCACAAACGCCTTGCTGCTGCTTGCCGTGGCGTTGCCTGCACAAGCCATGACTGCCACCTACAAAGGCATGAACGAAGCCTTTCTGCGTTTCATGGGAGTGAACCTTCTGCGTGTGGGATTGGGCATCGTCAACTTCGGCGGCCCCTATGTGGTGGCTCTCTTCACGCCGAGTCTTCCGTGGCTCGTTCTGACATTGGTGGCAAGCCGGCTCCTGGCGCTTCTCGTCTTCCGCCGTCTGGCTATTTCTTGCCTGGAATCCCTTCACCATCCGCGGAGGATCGGTTCGTATTCGCCGGGTATTGCGAGATCCCTTTTCGCGTTCGGCGGCTGGGTCACGGTGAGCAGCATCGTGAGTCCGGTCCTGGTTCAGGCCGACCGCTTCGTGATTGCCTCCGCGCTCTCGGCTGCTGCGGTAAGTGCCTACGTCTTACCCTACGAAGTCGTGGTCCAGAGCCTGATTCTGGTGGGCGCGGTGACGTCCGTGATGTTCCCTGGCCTGAGTCGAACGATTCGGGAGAAGCCCGATCAATGGCAGCCCTATTTCCGCAAGTGGCTGAGGCGCGTAGGAGGCCTCATGGCGCTGGTTTGCATTGCATTGGCCGTGTTGCTGCCGTTGCTGCTTCCTCCCTGGATTCAGGGAAACCTGGATCCGGCATCCATCAAGGTTGGACAGATCCTGTGTCTTGGCGTTTTTGCGAACGCGATCGGATCGATGTTCTACGCGCTGCTCCATGCACGAGGAAGACCTGACATCAGCGCCCGGTTGCACCTGATCGAGCTCCCCCTTTTCATTTGTGCGCTGCTTCTGCTGGTGGATCGGTACGGCGTCGTTGGCGCCGCCTGGGCGTGGGTCGGTCGAATGCTCCTCGATGCGGCTGCATTGGCCTGCTGGAATGTGGCTCGGCGATGA
- a CDS encoding glycosyltransferase family 4 protein — protein MNVLLLTRYGRLGASSRLRSLQYTPWFESVGMTCTIRPLLPDRALEARYRAGGYRPIEVLSAYGNRALQLMRRHGFDLIWIEKEALPWLPAWVERLLLRGMPYVLDYDDAIFHHYDLHRSRWIRRLLGRRIDRLMMGASLVVAGNDYLAERARDAGATRVEVVPTVVDLNRYELRQAARKAKTAPRIVWIGSPSTVRYLAALSVPLSALARRTAFSLRIIGGKLHIPGVQTECVPWTEATEADALAECDIGIMPLSDSPWERGKCGYKLIQYMACALPVVASPVGANRQIVRDGENGFLADVESSWADRLAQLLSDDALRQAMGEAGRRRVETEYCLQRTAPFLGELLLKTGQAQQA, from the coding sequence ATGAATGTCTTGCTGCTCACGCGTTATGGGCGCCTTGGCGCGTCATCGCGCCTTCGTTCTCTGCAATACACACCCTGGTTCGAGTCCGTCGGCATGACCTGCACCATTCGGCCGCTGCTCCCCGACCGGGCGCTCGAAGCAAGATACCGCGCCGGGGGGTATCGGCCGATCGAGGTGCTCAGCGCCTACGGGAACCGTGCGTTGCAGCTCATGCGTCGCCATGGGTTCGATCTGATCTGGATCGAAAAGGAGGCCTTGCCGTGGCTGCCGGCGTGGGTCGAGCGCCTGCTGCTTCGCGGCATGCCTTATGTGCTCGACTACGACGACGCGATCTTCCACCACTACGACCTGCACCGCTCCCGTTGGATACGGCGCCTGCTCGGGCGCCGTATCGACAGACTGATGATGGGCGCGTCCCTCGTGGTCGCCGGCAACGATTACCTTGCCGAGCGCGCACGGGATGCAGGTGCCACACGCGTGGAAGTGGTACCGACCGTGGTTGATCTCAACCGCTACGAGCTGAGACAGGCGGCCCGCAAGGCCAAGACGGCACCCCGCATTGTCTGGATCGGTTCGCCGTCGACCGTCCGGTACCTGGCGGCGCTTTCGGTTCCACTGTCAGCGCTGGCTCGCCGCACGGCTTTCAGCTTGAGGATCATCGGGGGGAAACTTCACATTCCGGGCGTTCAAACGGAGTGCGTGCCTTGGACCGAAGCGACCGAAGCGGACGCCCTCGCCGAATGCGATATCGGCATCATGCCTCTGAGCGATTCGCCGTGGGAGCGGGGCAAGTGCGGCTACAAGCTCATTCAGTACATGGCCTGTGCCCTGCCGGTCGTCGCCTCGCCGGTCGGAGCGAACAGGCAGATTGTCCGGGACGGTGAGAACGGCTTCCTTGCTGACGTGGAAAGCAGCTGGGCCGACAGGCTTGCACAGCTCTTGAGCGATGACGCATTGAGGCAAGCGATGGGAGAAGCAGGACGGCGGCGCGTCGAAACGGAATATTGCCTTCAACGCACCGCCCCGTTCTTGGGCGAGTTGCTGCTGAAGACCGGCCAGGCGCAGCAAGCATGA
- a CDS encoding glycosyltransferase family 4 protein — protein sequence MMKFLLIAGFAESLLGFRGALIAALQSRGLELHVAAPGLQPGLEFRRELEQLSITVHDIPLQRTGANPLSDLRALLALVALMRRIRPDWVLGYTVKPVIYGSLAAWLARVPHRYALITGLGYVFQEHERRGRLQALVRRLYRLALGRAHKVFFQNPDDELLFRRCAILKAATPSCVVNGSGVDVARFSAAAVPPGPPRFLLIARLLGDKGVREYAQAARRVRIRHPDVQFAIAGWIDTNPDAIEKAELEAWVADGTLSYLGRLSDVRPAIAACSVYVLPSYREGTPRTVLEAMSRGRPVITTDAPGCRETVVHGDNGFLVPVRSVEALEHAMNRFVADHALITRMGRRAREIAEEKYDVHKVNEVMLREMGIA from the coding sequence ATGATGAAGTTCCTCCTGATCGCTGGTTTCGCCGAATCTCTTTTGGGCTTTCGCGGCGCCCTGATCGCCGCACTGCAATCGCGGGGCCTGGAGTTGCACGTGGCGGCGCCCGGCCTGCAGCCGGGCCTCGAGTTCCGGCGGGAACTGGAGCAACTGAGTATCACGGTGCACGACATTCCGTTGCAGCGCACAGGTGCCAATCCGCTTTCGGACCTGCGTGCGCTGCTCGCGCTGGTCGCGTTGATGCGTCGTATCCGGCCGGACTGGGTGCTGGGGTATACCGTCAAACCGGTCATCTATGGCTCACTGGCCGCTTGGCTGGCCCGTGTACCTCATCGTTATGCGCTGATCACCGGGCTGGGTTACGTATTTCAGGAACATGAGCGGCGTGGACGACTGCAGGCGTTGGTTCGGCGTCTCTACAGACTCGCACTAGGCCGCGCGCACAAGGTCTTCTTCCAGAATCCCGACGACGAACTGCTGTTCCGGCGATGTGCCATCTTGAAAGCGGCCACGCCTTCCTGCGTCGTGAATGGTTCAGGGGTCGATGTCGCTCGCTTCAGCGCGGCTGCCGTTCCCCCCGGTCCACCGCGCTTCCTGTTGATTGCCAGGCTGCTTGGCGACAAGGGCGTACGAGAGTACGCACAGGCCGCGCGCCGCGTGCGCATTCGTCATCCGGATGTTCAATTTGCAATTGCCGGCTGGATCGACACCAATCCCGACGCGATCGAGAAAGCTGAACTGGAGGCGTGGGTGGCCGATGGGACGCTGAGCTATCTGGGCCGGTTGTCGGATGTGCGCCCGGCGATTGCGGCGTGCAGCGTCTACGTGCTTCCCTCATACCGCGAAGGAACGCCGCGCACCGTTCTCGAAGCCATGTCGAGGGGCCGTCCGGTCATCACCACTGACGCACCCGGTTGTCGAGAAACGGTGGTGCATGGGGACAACGGCTTCCTTGTTCCTGTCCGTTCCGTGGAGGCGCTGGAGCATGCGATGAACAGGTTCGTTGCCGACCATGCCCTGATCACGCGCATGGGCCGGCGGGCCCGAGAGATCGCGGAAGAGAAGTACGACGTGCACAAGGTCAACGAAGTCATGTTGCGCGAGATGGGCATTGCATGA
- a CDS encoding polysaccharide biosynthesis protein codes for MNERSKVLTQAAAPLLALPRAAKRALVLGMDACLCVFTVWLSLSLRFDAWVILSGRDVWTVGISLSLALPLFVRFGLYRAIFRYGGWPAIAAIAKAVGIYAAAYGLVFAAIGLPGVPRTIGLIQPLLLLLAVSASRLLARGWLGGIYQGLLTRGELPRVLIYGAGDAGRKLAQALSASSELRLLGFLDDDKRLQGGLIHGLPVQDPAKLKAEVAALRVSDIFLAIPSASRQRRHEILEQVRQARVSVRTLPGLMELAQGKVQVSDLRELDVEDLLGRNAVAPHPLLLRKNIRGKVVLVTGAGGSIGSELCRQIVKGGVATLLLVERSEFALYTIHGELLQGMEGRGADAPRIVPLLASVADARRMREIMSAWHPHTVYHAAAYKHVPLVEHNPAEGVRNNVFGTLITAGAAAAHGVRDFVLISTDKAVRPTNIMGCSKRLAEMGLQAMAEQASRRANGTRFSMVRFGNVLDSSGSVVPLFRQQIRNGGPITLTHLDITRYFMTIPEAAQLVIQAGAMAHGGEVFVLDMGEPIRIADLARRMIELSGMTVRDGDNPSGDIEIRVVGLRPGEKLYEELLIGDNPLPTPHTRILKARDDFLSWAALSPQLERLKAALEVNDALLIRQQLQHMVRGYRPRGDVVDWIHLEQRAELAVAGL; via the coding sequence ATGAATGAGCGCTCGAAGGTCCTCACACAGGCCGCTGCCCCTTTGCTGGCGCTACCCCGCGCCGCCAAGCGCGCGCTGGTGCTGGGGATGGACGCCTGCCTGTGCGTCTTCACGGTCTGGCTCTCACTGTCGCTGCGCTTCGACGCCTGGGTGATCTTGTCCGGTCGCGACGTTTGGACCGTGGGGATTTCGCTGTCGCTGGCACTGCCGCTGTTCGTGAGGTTCGGCCTGTACCGCGCCATCTTCCGCTACGGTGGGTGGCCGGCCATCGCGGCCATTGCCAAGGCGGTGGGGATCTACGCCGCGGCCTATGGTTTGGTGTTCGCGGCGATCGGCCTGCCAGGTGTGCCGCGCACCATCGGCCTGATCCAGCCGTTGCTGTTGCTTTTGGCAGTGAGCGCCTCGCGTCTGCTTGCCCGTGGCTGGCTGGGCGGGATCTACCAAGGGCTGCTGACTCGCGGGGAACTGCCGCGGGTGTTGATCTACGGCGCGGGCGATGCCGGTCGCAAGCTTGCCCAGGCCCTGTCGGCCAGCAGCGAGCTGCGGCTGCTGGGCTTCCTGGACGACGACAAGCGCCTGCAAGGCGGCCTGATTCACGGCTTGCCGGTCCAGGACCCCGCAAAGCTGAAGGCGGAGGTGGCCGCGCTGCGCGTCAGCGACATCTTTCTGGCTATCCCGTCGGCTTCGCGCCAGCGGCGCCACGAGATCCTGGAGCAGGTGCGGCAGGCCCGGGTATCGGTACGCACGTTGCCGGGCCTGATGGAGCTCGCCCAAGGCAAGGTCCAGGTCAGCGACTTGCGCGAGCTGGACGTCGAAGACCTGCTTGGGCGCAACGCTGTCGCGCCCCACCCTCTGCTGCTCCGCAAGAACATTCGTGGCAAGGTGGTGCTGGTGACGGGAGCCGGGGGCTCCATCGGCAGCGAGCTGTGCCGCCAGATCGTCAAAGGCGGCGTCGCCACGCTGCTTCTGGTGGAGCGCTCGGAATTTGCGCTCTACACCATTCACGGCGAACTGCTGCAAGGAATGGAAGGCAGGGGCGCGGACGCGCCGCGGATCGTGCCGCTGCTCGCCTCGGTCGCCGATGCGCGCCGCATGCGCGAGATCATGTCAGCCTGGCATCCGCACACCGTCTACCATGCAGCGGCCTACAAGCACGTGCCGCTGGTGGAGCACAACCCTGCCGAAGGGGTTCGCAACAACGTCTTCGGGACGTTGATAACGGCCGGGGCTGCGGCCGCGCACGGCGTGCGCGATTTCGTGCTCATCAGCACCGACAAGGCCGTCCGGCCCACCAACATCATGGGCTGCAGCAAGCGGCTGGCCGAAATGGGCCTGCAGGCAATGGCCGAGCAGGCGTCTCGCCGGGCCAACGGCACGCGCTTCTCGATGGTGCGCTTCGGCAATGTGCTGGACTCTTCGGGCTCCGTGGTTCCCCTGTTTCGACAGCAGATCCGCAACGGGGGCCCCATCACGCTGACGCACCTCGACATCACCCGCTACTTCATGACCATTCCCGAGGCAGCCCAGCTGGTCATCCAGGCCGGCGCCATGGCCCATGGCGGCGAGGTGTTCGTGCTGGACATGGGCGAGCCCATCAGGATCGCTGATCTTGCCCGCCGCATGATCGAGCTTTCCGGGATGACGGTTCGGGACGGCGACAACCCTTCGGGAGACATCGAGATCCGGGTGGTGGGCCTGCGTCCTGGCGAAAAGCTCTACGAAGAGCTGCTGATCGGCGACAACCCGCTGCCCACCCCGCATACCCGCATCCTCAAGGCGCGAGACGATTTCCTGTCGTGGGCCGCGCTTTCCCCGCAATTGGAGCGCCTGAAGGCAGCGCTCGAAGTCAACGACGCGCTGTTGATCCGGCAACAACTGC